The Streptomonospora litoralis genome window below encodes:
- a CDS encoding dipeptide ABC transporter ATP-binding protein codes for MTEPVVSVSDLRITFPTLEGRITAVDGISFDVPSGGAVGIVGESGSGKSATSLALMGLHRGTNADVTGDITVVGKNLNSIGDGEVRNMRGNDIAMVFQDPMSSLHPQYTIGNQLIEAFKVHRPGSSGADARKRAVESLDRVGIPNAAKRINSYPHEFSGGMRQRALIAMGLMCDPTVLLADEITTALDVTVQAQILDLLDDLRSDLGMSLILVSHDLAVVAGSVDEVLVMQKGDIVERGDVRHVLSAPEDPYTKSLLAAVPRVDVSRAQRRAQVRAERNQPVSEGLGEQAKKAQLARQRAAAADGGSARKDTGSAGEAQKSGEAGEGPLLSVRNARMSFKVRGGLLGRATDFYAVDDVSFDLHQGETLGIVGESGSGKSTLSRMITRLLNPTSGQILFEGRDITRLPERKLRPLRRDVQMIFQNPYSSLNPRVTIGDSIGAGLRVQGETDTKQIQMKVQELLERVGLEASHYNRFPHAFSGGQRQRIAIARALILRPKLVICDEPVSALDVSTQDQVLRLLDELQDDFDLTYIFVAHDLAVVRQVSDRVAVMRKGRVVELNDSDTVYDSPQHDYTRELLAAAPVLDPVEAKRHREQRAEMRRQSTAA; via the coding sequence ATGACCGAGCCGGTCGTCAGTGTCAGCGATCTGCGGATCACGTTCCCCACCCTGGAGGGGCGGATCACAGCGGTGGACGGCATCTCCTTCGACGTGCCCTCCGGCGGAGCGGTGGGCATCGTCGGGGAGTCCGGATCGGGCAAGAGCGCCACCTCCCTGGCCCTGATGGGCCTGCACCGCGGCACCAACGCCGACGTCACCGGCGACATCACCGTCGTCGGCAAGAACCTCAACTCCATCGGCGACGGCGAGGTCCGCAACATGCGCGGCAACGACATCGCCATGGTCTTCCAGGACCCGATGTCGTCCCTCCACCCGCAGTACACCATCGGCAACCAGCTGATCGAGGCGTTCAAGGTGCACCGCCCCGGCTCCTCCGGCGCCGACGCGCGAAAGCGCGCCGTCGAGTCGCTGGACCGAGTGGGCATCCCCAACGCCGCCAAGCGGATCAACTCCTACCCGCACGAGTTCTCCGGCGGCATGCGCCAGCGCGCGCTGATCGCCATGGGCCTGATGTGCGATCCCACGGTGCTGCTGGCCGACGAGATCACCACGGCGCTGGACGTCACCGTCCAGGCCCAGATCCTCGACCTGCTCGACGACCTGCGCAGCGACCTGGGAATGTCGCTGATCCTGGTCAGCCACGACCTCGCGGTGGTGGCCGGCTCGGTCGACGAGGTCCTGGTGATGCAGAAGGGCGACATCGTCGAACGCGGCGACGTGCGCCATGTGCTGTCCGCGCCGGAGGACCCCTACACCAAGTCGCTGCTGGCCGCGGTGCCGCGAGTGGACGTCTCCCGGGCCCAGCGGCGCGCTCAGGTGCGCGCGGAGCGCAACCAGCCGGTCTCCGAAGGGCTGGGCGAGCAGGCCAAGAAGGCCCAGTTGGCCCGGCAGCGGGCGGCGGCCGCCGACGGCGGCTCCGCCCGGAAGGACACCGGCTCCGCCGGCGAGGCGCAGAAGTCCGGCGAAGCCGGGGAGGGCCCGCTGCTGTCGGTGCGCAACGCCCGCATGAGTTTCAAGGTCCGCGGCGGCCTGCTCGGGCGCGCCACCGACTTCTACGCCGTCGACGACGTGTCCTTCGACCTGCACCAGGGCGAGACGCTGGGCATCGTGGGCGAGTCGGGTTCGGGCAAGAGCACCCTGTCGCGGATGATCACCCGGCTGCTGAACCCCACCTCCGGGCAGATCCTCTTCGAGGGCCGCGACATCACCCGGTTGCCCGAGCGCAAGCTGCGCCCGCTGCGCCGCGACGTGCAGATGATCTTCCAGAACCCCTACTCGTCGCTCAACCCGCGCGTCACCATCGGCGACAGCATCGGTGCGGGCCTGCGGGTGCAGGGGGAGACCGACACCAAGCAGATCCAGATGAAGGTCCAGGAGCTGCTGGAGCGCGTGGGTCTGGAGGCCTCGCACTACAACCGGTTCCCGCACGCGTTCTCCGGGGGCCAGCGCCAGCGCATCGCCATCGCCCGCGCCCTCATCCTGCGCCCCAAGCTGGTGATCTGCGACGAGCCGGTGTCCGCGCTGGACGTCTCCACCCAGGACCAGGTGCTGCGCCTGCTCGACGAACTGCAGGACGACTTCGACCTGACCTACATCTTCGTCGCCCACGACCTGGCCGTGGTGCGCCAGGTCTCGGACCGGGTGGCGGTCATGCGCAAGGGCCGGGTCGTCGAGCTGAACGACAGCGACACGGTCTACGACTCCCCGCAGCACGACTACACCCGCGAACTGCTCGCGGCCGCGCCCGTCCTCGACCCGGTCGAGGCCAAAAGGCACCGGGAGCAGCGGGCCGAGATGCGCCGCCAGTCCACGGCGGCCTGA
- a CDS encoding ABC transporter permease — MIRYILRRLAAGVVLLLVVTMVVFAIFFLLPRLAGTDSDALAARYIGKSPSPEAIEATKERLNLDEPITVQYWEFVSGLVMGQDYDSGTDIIRCDAPCFGYSFKTNTEVWPQLMDRLPVTGSLAIGAAVIWLVAGVSIGVLSALRRGSLIDRAAMMTALAGVSLPIFFTGLVSLALLSYYWPIFPPGGSYTAFTENPLAWAHGLVLPWVTLAFLYAAMYARLTRAGMLDTMGEDFIRTARAKGLAERKVVTKHGLRAALTPIITIFGLDFGLMLGGAVLTESTFSLPGLGKFAVDAIRGNDLPVVLGVTMFTAVFVVIANLIVDVLYAWVDPRVRVGA; from the coding sequence GTGATCCGCTACATTCTCCGCCGCCTGGCCGCGGGCGTCGTCCTGCTGCTCGTGGTCACCATGGTCGTGTTCGCGATCTTCTTCCTGCTGCCGCGCCTGGCCGGCACCGATTCCGACGCCCTCGCGGCCCGCTACATCGGCAAGTCGCCCAGCCCCGAGGCGATCGAAGCGACGAAGGAGCGGCTGAACCTGGACGAGCCGATCACCGTGCAGTACTGGGAGTTCGTCTCCGGTCTGGTGATGGGCCAGGACTACGACAGCGGCACCGACATCATCCGCTGCGACGCCCCGTGCTTCGGCTACTCCTTCAAGACCAACACCGAGGTCTGGCCGCAGCTCATGGACCGGTTGCCGGTGACCGGATCACTGGCGATCGGCGCCGCCGTGATCTGGCTGGTGGCCGGCGTGTCCATCGGCGTGCTCTCGGCGCTGCGCCGCGGTTCACTGATCGACCGCGCCGCGATGATGACGGCGCTGGCCGGCGTCTCCCTGCCGATCTTCTTCACCGGCCTGGTCTCCCTCGCCCTGCTGAGCTACTACTGGCCGATCTTCCCGCCGGGCGGGAGCTACACCGCCTTCACCGAGAACCCGCTGGCGTGGGCGCACGGGCTGGTGCTGCCGTGGGTGACGCTGGCGTTCCTCTACGCCGCCATGTACGCCCGGCTGACCCGCGCCGGGATGCTCGACACCATGGGCGAGGACTTCATCCGCACCGCCCGGGCCAAGGGCCTGGCCGAGCGCAAGGTCGTCACCAAGCACGGCCTGCGCGCGGCGCTGACCCCGATCATCACGATCTTCGGCCTGGACTTCGGCCTGATGCTGGGCGGCGCGGTGCTCACCGAGAGCACGTTCTCCCTGCCCGGCCTGGGCAAGTTCGCCGTCGACGCGATCCGCGGCAACGACCTGCCGGTGGTGCTGGGCGTCACCATGTTCACGGCGGTGTTCGTGGTCATCGCCAACCTGATCGTCGACGTGCTGTACGCGTGGGTCGACCCCCGCGTGCGCGTGGGCGCCTGA
- a CDS encoding ABC transporter substrate-binding protein translates to MTKKWLGLAAAGTSVAMLLTACGGGGNEDGGGGGGDYSVDDSAITSIVDKGTEKGGTLKFAHSDQFDSLDPGNTYYAANWDFTRLYARTLVTYPQKPGEKGQEPIPDLATDLGEVSDDGLTWTYTLKKGLRFQDGSKITSEDVKYAIARSNFAPEVLNKGPNYFFQLLDAGDYQGPYENDDLDDFTGVTTPDDRTVKFHLKKPFAEFDYLAAMPQTSPVPADADTGDQYQTKVVSNGPYKFESEWTPGQTLTLVRNEEYDPETDPLTRNRPDKIQVQFKQEENDRDKRLLNGDLHVDVAGLGVEASARQDILRSEDLKANADNPQTGFLLYFAINPNVEPFDDKACREAILYGADKTAMQGAWGGTIAGDIATNMLPPSIKGYEDIDPYGTKGHKGSKQKVEQALEECGMPDGFSTNISYRSDRDKEKKTAEALQQALKQYGIETDLKGYPAGTYTSEQAGSPEFVHREELGIMAYGWGADWPSGYGFMSQIMHGDSIKQAGNSNLSELDDPKVNELLDRSVQTESAEERADIYGQVNQLAMESATFLPYLNQKALLYRPEELSNVYFSEAYKMYDYSALGLEQN, encoded by the coding sequence GTGACTAAGAAATGGCTGGGCCTCGCCGCCGCCGGCACATCGGTGGCGATGCTCCTTACCGCCTGCGGAGGCGGCGGCAACGAGGACGGCGGCGGAGGAGGAGGCGACTACTCCGTCGACGACTCCGCCATCACCAGCATCGTCGACAAGGGCACGGAGAAGGGCGGCACGCTGAAGTTCGCCCACTCCGACCAGTTCGACTCCCTGGACCCGGGCAACACCTACTACGCCGCCAACTGGGACTTCACGCGGCTCTACGCGCGCACCCTGGTGACCTACCCCCAGAAGCCCGGCGAGAAGGGCCAGGAGCCCATCCCCGACCTGGCCACCGACCTCGGCGAGGTCAGTGACGACGGGCTCACCTGGACCTACACCCTGAAGAAGGGCCTGCGGTTCCAGGACGGCTCGAAGATCACCTCCGAGGACGTCAAATACGCCATCGCGCGCAGCAACTTCGCCCCGGAGGTCCTGAACAAGGGGCCGAACTACTTCTTCCAGCTCCTGGACGCCGGTGACTACCAGGGCCCCTACGAGAACGACGACCTCGACGACTTCACCGGGGTCACCACGCCCGACGACCGCACCGTCAAGTTCCACCTGAAGAAGCCGTTCGCGGAGTTCGACTACCTGGCCGCCATGCCGCAGACGTCGCCGGTGCCCGCCGACGCCGACACCGGTGACCAGTACCAGACCAAGGTCGTCTCCAACGGGCCCTACAAGTTCGAGAGCGAGTGGACCCCGGGCCAGACGCTCACACTCGTGCGCAACGAGGAGTACGACCCCGAGACCGACCCCCTGACCCGCAACCGCCCGGACAAGATCCAGGTGCAGTTCAAGCAGGAGGAGAACGACCGGGACAAGCGCCTGCTCAACGGGGACCTGCACGTCGACGTCGCCGGCCTGGGCGTCGAGGCCTCGGCTCGCCAGGACATCCTGCGCAGCGAGGACCTGAAGGCCAACGCCGACAACCCCCAGACCGGGTTCCTGCTGTACTTCGCGATCAACCCCAACGTCGAGCCGTTCGACGACAAGGCCTGCCGCGAGGCCATCCTCTACGGCGCCGACAAGACCGCCATGCAGGGCGCCTGGGGCGGCACCATCGCCGGCGACATCGCCACCAACATGCTGCCGCCCTCCATCAAGGGCTACGAGGACATCGACCCCTACGGCACCAAGGGCCACAAGGGCAGCAAGCAGAAGGTCGAGCAGGCACTTGAGGAGTGCGGTATGCCCGACGGGTTCTCGACCAACATCTCCTACCGCTCCGACCGCGACAAGGAGAAGAAGACCGCCGAGGCTCTGCAGCAGGCTCTGAAGCAGTACGGCATCGAGACCGACCTGAAGGGTTACCCGGCCGGTACCTACACCAGCGAGCAGGCGGGCTCGCCCGAGTTCGTCCACCGCGAGGAGCTGGGCATCATGGCCTACGGCTGGGGCGCCGACTGGCCCTCCGGCTACGGCTTCATGTCGCAGATCATGCACGGCGACTCCATCAAGCAGGCCGGCAACTCCAACCTGTCCGAGCTGGACGACCCCAAGGTCAACGAGCTGCTCGACCGCTCGGTCCAGACCGAGTCCGCCGAGGAGCGCGCCGACATCTACGGGCAGGTCAACCAGCTCGCCATGGAGTCGGCGACCTTCCTGCCGTACCTGAACCAGAAGGCGCTGCTCTACCGCCCGGAGGAGCTGAGCAACGTCTACTTCAGCGAGGCGTACAAGATGTACGACTACTCCGCGCTGGGGCTGGAGCAGAACTAG